One genomic segment of Caldimonas brevitalea includes these proteins:
- a CDS encoding YceI family protein yields MKPLPRPSLALLLPLACLTLCAAARVQAEPVTYTLEPSHTSITWEVLHFGTSTIRGRLPRVEGQISWDRDAKRGKLSVQIDMNALETGVAPFTARLKAPDLFATQEHPHAWFVAERLQFDGDRLTAAPGELTLRGTSQPLTLSVVRFNCYLNPLFRREVCGGDFEARVKRSDFGMSFGLPFVANDVLLRVQVEAVKQAAAPAEPPDSAPAPASAPASTPTTPPAAAATPAPSP; encoded by the coding sequence ATGAAGCCACTGCCCCGCCCCTCGCTCGCGCTGCTGCTGCCGCTGGCCTGCCTGACCCTGTGTGCCGCGGCGCGCGTGCAGGCCGAGCCGGTGACCTACACCCTGGAGCCCAGCCACACCAGCATCACCTGGGAGGTGTTGCACTTCGGCACCTCGACCATCCGCGGGCGCTTGCCTCGCGTCGAAGGCCAGATCAGCTGGGACCGCGACGCCAAACGCGGCAAGCTGTCGGTGCAGATCGACATGAACGCGCTGGAAACCGGCGTGGCCCCCTTCACCGCCCGGCTCAAGGCGCCCGATTTGTTCGCCACGCAGGAGCACCCGCACGCGTGGTTCGTGGCCGAGCGCCTGCAATTCGACGGCGACCGCCTGACCGCCGCGCCCGGCGAGTTGACGCTGCGCGGCACCAGCCAGCCGCTGACGCTCAGCGTGGTCCGCTTCAACTGCTACCTCAACCCCTTGTTTCGGCGTGAAGTGTGCGGCGGCGATTTCGAGGCACGCGTGAAACGCAGCGATTTCGGGATGAGCTTCGGCCTGCCGTTCGTCGCGAACGACGTGCTGCTGCGGGTGCAGGTGGAAGCGGTGAAGCAGGCCGCCGCGCCGGCGGAGCCGCCGGACTCGGCGCCTGCCCCAGCATCGGCGCCCGCCTCGACGCCGACGACGCCACCTGCAGCGGCCGCCACGCCTGCCCCGTCACCGTGA
- a CDS encoding penicillin-binding protein 1A, which translates to MPASEPDALRTAAPPGASRTLQPSPRSLIRSALRVLGTALVAACCLMLLTSVALVVAYPNVPPISELTDYRPQLPLRVYSADGVLLGEYGEERRRYLPLDEIPPRVVDAVLSVEDARFYQHPGIDIVRVLGAGLRNIVDFRSEGASTITMQLARNFYLPTEKTFTRKVYEMLLALKIESQLSKQQILETYMNHIDLGQRAHGFAAASEIYFGKPLKDVTLAEAAMLAGLPQAPSTHNPAVNPQRAKQRQLHVLDRMWKTGVITQAERDDARIAPLQYRVRLEAPAYARHVAETARQLVYAQYGADAYTRGLNVWLSIDSGRQMAAYRALRRGILDYERRQPYRGPEAYVDLPADPAETDARVAEALLKHPDNDELRAAVVLEAQPDKVVAALADGQVVSVTGSGLQPAAAALRGAGAGASKTAIRRGAVVRLVQGAAGWTLTQLPEVEGAVVSLDPRSGAILALVGGFDHAKNQFNHATQAWRQPGSAFKPFVYSAALEKGYTPATVILDGPLFFSASAGAPAWEPKNYDQQFEGPMSLRRSLAKSKNIPAVRLLQAIGTPYARSWVGRFGFEAERHPASLTMALGAGTTTPLQLASAYAVFANGGYRLPPVLITRLTDARGRVLKEIGPAAMDTTTRAIDPRNAFLTGSLLQEVTRSGTAARAQQVLKRPDLYGKTGTTNDSFDAWFAGYQPGLVAVVWLGYDEPRRLGEREGGATLALPVWIDYMGQALQGAPVVNPETPDGLVWWNGEWYYEEYTPTTGISTLGMEDLPPPPPSEEEKRGILDLFRS; encoded by the coding sequence ATGCCCGCATCGGAGCCCGACGCCTTGCGTACCGCGGCTCCGCCCGGCGCTTCCCGCACCTTGCAACCCTCACCGCGCTCCCTGATCAGGTCTGCCCTCCGTGTGCTCGGCACGGCGCTCGTCGCGGCGTGCTGCTTGATGCTGCTGACGTCGGTGGCGCTGGTGGTGGCCTACCCCAACGTGCCGCCGATCAGCGAGCTGACCGACTACCGCCCCCAGCTGCCGCTGCGGGTGTACTCGGCCGACGGTGTGCTGCTGGGCGAGTACGGTGAGGAGCGACGCCGCTACCTGCCGCTGGACGAGATCCCGCCGCGGGTGGTCGATGCCGTGCTGTCGGTCGAAGACGCGCGCTTCTACCAGCACCCCGGCATCGACATCGTGCGCGTGCTCGGCGCCGGGCTGCGCAATATCGTCGACTTTCGCAGCGAGGGTGCGTCGACCATCACGATGCAGCTGGCCCGCAACTTCTATTTGCCGACCGAGAAGACCTTCACCCGCAAGGTCTACGAGATGCTGCTGGCGCTGAAGATCGAGAGCCAGCTGTCGAAGCAGCAGATCCTCGAAACCTACATGAACCACATCGACCTCGGGCAGCGGGCGCACGGCTTTGCCGCCGCGAGCGAGATCTACTTCGGCAAGCCCCTCAAGGACGTGACGCTGGCCGAGGCCGCGATGCTGGCCGGCCTGCCCCAGGCACCTTCGACGCACAACCCGGCGGTCAACCCGCAGCGGGCCAAACAGCGGCAGTTGCACGTGCTCGACCGGATGTGGAAGACCGGCGTCATCACGCAGGCCGAGCGCGACGACGCCCGCATCGCCCCCTTGCAGTACCGCGTCCGCCTGGAGGCGCCGGCCTACGCGCGGCATGTGGCGGAGACGGCGCGGCAGCTGGTGTATGCGCAATACGGTGCCGATGCCTACACGCGCGGCCTGAACGTCTGGCTGAGCATCGACTCCGGCCGTCAGATGGCGGCGTACCGCGCCTTGCGACGCGGCATCCTCGACTACGAGCGGCGCCAGCCCTACCGCGGCCCGGAAGCCTATGTGGACCTGCCCGCCGACCCGGCCGAGACCGACGCCCGAGTGGCCGAGGCCTTGTTGAAACACCCCGACAACGACGAGTTGCGCGCCGCAGTGGTGCTGGAAGCGCAGCCCGACAAGGTGGTGGCCGCGCTGGCCGACGGCCAGGTGGTGAGCGTGACCGGCAGCGGACTGCAGCCGGCGGCCGCCGCGCTGCGCGGAGCGGGTGCAGGCGCCAGCAAGACGGCGATCCGCCGGGGGGCGGTGGTGCGGCTGGTGCAAGGCGCCGCCGGATGGACGCTGACGCAATTACCCGAAGTGGAAGGCGCCGTGGTGTCGCTCGACCCGCGCAGCGGCGCCATTCTGGCGCTGGTGGGCGGCTTCGATCATGCGAAGAACCAGTTCAACCACGCCACCCAGGCCTGGCGGCAGCCCGGCTCGGCCTTCAAGCCGTTCGTCTATTCGGCGGCGCTCGAGAAGGGCTACACGCCGGCCACGGTGATCCTCGACGGCCCGCTGTTCTTCTCGGCCTCGGCCGGCGCGCCCGCGTGGGAGCCGAAGAACTACGATCAGCAGTTCGAAGGCCCGATGTCCTTGCGCCGCAGCCTGGCCAAATCGAAGAACATTCCGGCCGTCCGCTTGCTGCAGGCCATCGGCACGCCCTACGCACGAAGCTGGGTGGGCCGCTTCGGCTTCGAGGCCGAGCGCCACCCGGCCAGCCTGACGATGGCGCTGGGTGCCGGCACCACGACGCCATTGCAGCTCGCCTCGGCCTACGCCGTGTTCGCCAACGGCGGCTACCGTTTGCCACCGGTGCTGATCACCCGGCTGACCGACGCGCGCGGGCGGGTGCTGAAAGAAATCGGCCCGGCGGCGATGGACACCACGACCCGTGCCATCGACCCTCGCAATGCCTTCCTCACCGGCAGCCTGCTGCAGGAGGTGACACGCTCGGGCACGGCCGCGCGGGCCCAGCAGGTGTTGAAGCGCCCCGATCTGTACGGCAAGACCGGCACCACCAACGACAGCTTCGACGCCTGGTTCGCCGGCTACCAACCGGGGCTGGTGGCGGTGGTCTGGCTCGGCTACGACGAGCCGCGGCGGCTGGGGGAACGAGAAGGCGGCGCCACGCTGGCGCTGCCGGTGTGGATCGACTACATGGGCCAGGCGCTGCAGGGCGCCCCGGTGGTGAACCCGGAAACGCCCGACGGGCTGGTGTGGTGGAACGGCGAGTGGTACTACGAGGAGTACACGCCGACCACCGGCATCTCCACGCTGGGCATGGAAGACCTGCCACCGCCGCCGCCGAGCGAGGAGGAGAAGCGGGGCATTCTCGACCTGTTCAGGTCGTAA
- a CDS encoding PH domain-containing protein: MFKKLASEALGLSDIGVIISPADYDKVDADDYLFHEDGEKIFFLIKSKKDEYCFTNLAIIHVDGDSAVSSKRTIKRYDYSSHQLSNVSIETAGTIDLDIELKFSVEDGPTFSIDVKKNFLEQLKDIYKALHTIGKIQARNEIARQNVLPCLDAIGSMYKLGTLDSEATLVKHYQTLLHAVNTTLLERYVKRDFSDVFEKYIHS, encoded by the coding sequence ATGTTCAAAAAGCTCGCCTCCGAAGCCCTCGGCCTCAGCGACATCGGCGTCATCATCTCGCCGGCCGATTACGACAAGGTCGACGCCGACGACTATCTCTTCCACGAAGACGGCGAAAAGATCTTCTTCCTGATCAAGTCGAAGAAGGACGAATACTGCTTCACCAACCTCGCCATCATCCACGTGGACGGCGACTCGGCCGTGTCGTCCAAGCGCACCATCAAGCGCTATGACTATTCGAGCCACCAGCTCTCCAACGTCTCGATCGAGACGGCTGGCACGATCGACCTCGACATCGAACTCAAGTTCAGCGTCGAGGACGGCCCCACCTTCAGCATCGACGTGAAGAAGAACTTCCTCGAACAGCTGAAAGACATCTACAAGGCACTGCACACCATCGGCAAGATCCAGGCGCGCAACGAGATCGCCCGCCAGAACGTGCTGCCCTGCCTGGACGCCATCGGCTCGATGTACAAGCTCGGCACGCTCGACAGCGAAGCGACGCTGGTCAAGCACTACCAAACGCTGCTGCATGCGGTCAACACAACGCTGCTCGAGCGCTATGTGAAGCGCGACTTCAGCGACGTCTTCGAGAAATACATCCACTCCTGA
- the lnt gene encoding apolipoprotein N-acyltransferase, with the protein MTAPLAHLTASSLSRDGTASAGVGALALMHRWPALLLCAAIAGAVSPFGWAPVSCWPVALLGYGVLFSLLPHSRSPCHAFAVGLAFGLGLHLSGHGWVYTSLHDKTGMSVGWAVLGSAIFIGYLAIFTAVPCAVWRWGVGHRRRYTPSGQAAARIVAFSVCIALGEYARSLPFGGFTSLSLGHAMVDTWLAPVAPVLGVYGLSTLALAASAAAVTAATGRAPMHVRLTCLAATAVLLAGGRLLEPVEWVRPLGAPLSFRLIQGNVSQERKFDPQHVRAEVEAYLQDVMEAPADIVATPETAFPLFLNELPADTLSRLQDHARATGSHVFLGVATLGPDGEGRNSVVQVTPHGELSRYDKVRLMPFGEYSPIGLGWFAGRMQIALKDLQPGAADQPTLQVRGQRLGVLICHEDLFGEDTRRWVRRKGDDGVTVLLNVSNLAWFDGSDAIDQRLQIVRLHALALARPVLRVANTGVTVLVDARGRVGTALPTGVHGILSGQVQGVQGLTPYARYGEWPFLALSVSALGLAALLAMRTARH; encoded by the coding sequence ATGACTGCTCCTTTGGCCCACCTCACCGCTTCATCGCTGTCACGCGATGGCACTGCCAGCGCGGGCGTCGGTGCGCTGGCATTGATGCACCGGTGGCCGGCCCTCCTCCTCTGCGCGGCCATCGCCGGCGCTGTGTCCCCTTTCGGCTGGGCCCCGGTGTCCTGCTGGCCCGTTGCGCTGCTGGGCTATGGCGTGCTGTTCAGCCTGCTGCCGCACTCGCGATCACCCTGCCATGCCTTCGCGGTCGGACTCGCGTTCGGCCTCGGGCTGCACCTGTCGGGCCACGGTTGGGTCTACACGTCGTTGCACGACAAGACGGGTATGTCGGTGGGGTGGGCGGTGCTCGGCAGCGCCATCTTCATTGGCTATCTGGCGATCTTCACCGCCGTGCCGTGCGCCGTATGGCGCTGGGGGGTGGGGCATCGCCGGCGCTACACGCCGAGCGGCCAGGCCGCAGCTCGCATCGTCGCTTTCAGTGTTTGCATCGCCCTCGGCGAGTACGCCCGCAGCCTGCCGTTCGGCGGCTTCACCTCCCTCTCGCTCGGCCATGCGATGGTCGACACATGGCTGGCGCCCGTCGCACCGGTGCTCGGCGTGTACGGCTTGAGCACGCTGGCGCTGGCCGCATCCGCGGCCGCGGTCACCGCCGCGACGGGCCGGGCCCCGATGCACGTGCGACTCACCTGTCTCGCCGCGACGGCGGTGCTGCTGGCCGGCGGCAGGCTACTTGAACCGGTCGAGTGGGTGCGCCCCCTCGGCGCGCCGTTGAGCTTTCGGCTGATTCAGGGCAACGTCTCCCAGGAGCGCAAGTTCGACCCGCAGCACGTGCGCGCGGAAGTGGAGGCCTATTTGCAGGATGTGATGGAGGCCCCGGCCGACATCGTGGCAACGCCCGAGACGGCCTTCCCCCTGTTCTTGAACGAACTGCCGGCCGACACCTTGTCCCGGCTGCAAGACCACGCCCGCGCCACCGGCAGCCATGTGTTCCTGGGGGTGGCCACCCTGGGGCCCGACGGCGAGGGCCGCAACAGCGTGGTGCAGGTGACACCGCATGGCGAGCTGTCACGCTACGACAAGGTGAGGTTGATGCCCTTCGGCGAGTACAGCCCGATCGGCCTCGGCTGGTTTGCCGGGCGGATGCAGATTGCGCTGAAGGACCTGCAGCCGGGGGCGGCCGACCAACCGACGCTGCAGGTGCGGGGGCAGCGATTGGGCGTGCTGATTTGCCATGAAGATCTGTTCGGCGAGGACACGCGCCGGTGGGTGAGGCGTAAAGGCGACGACGGGGTGACCGTGTTGCTCAACGTGAGCAACCTCGCCTGGTTCGATGGCAGCGACGCGATCGATCAGCGACTTCAAATCGTGCGGCTGCACGCGTTGGCGCTGGCTCGGCCCGTGTTGCGGGTGGCGAACACCGGGGTGACGGTCTTGGTCGATGCGCGGGGGCGGGTGGGAACGGCGTTGCCGACGGGCGTACACGGGATTTTGAGCGGTCAGGTGCAAGGTGTGCAGGGGCTGACGCCGTATGCCCGCTATGGGGAGTGGCCCTTTCTGGCGCTCAGCGTCAGCGCGCTCGGCCTCGCCGCGCTGCTTGCCATGCGCACGGCGAGACATTGA
- a CDS encoding DUF6531 domain-containing protein yields MMQTPDPGVVDATAGEALRTRGDGRILRRCVKAVLLVGLCLAGLAPPAAAQNASIPGVPGDPGAGGGASCGPTNPGPPCGGAGPASLGNASGTNVGAGNPLNVVNGNKYQREVDLPALPGVLGLELVRHYNSSASSTNAPNGILGRGWRLSYETELHAVGRNTVQITQADGGRLIFNRDPRHPSQCSHADPAQGRVLIHTGRDGEQYTWVWADGRQLSFNAQGRLTQILAPTGEFVTLQHDAGGHLLKVTDPQGRSLRLNYLDRQAAKAGDRFRGVQSIDTPVGRYTYEYGSALPKESSAPASSVWANLVKVGQPTSHDPSTPVHAYTDRGVSSSAISRVYHYEDGRFPTLLTGISVVGTGGDGRLLNQRLATYGYDERGRAVLSVRGAVGQPGAERVELAFQELPSPGGQPGQTVLIDGQGRRTFYKTAVIGGEFRLLESRGAGCDSCGPANVRYGYERSGRLVSVTGLSTDGVPQQSQRAVLDAQGRTVRVEQVEHVDGRAQPARVLVRYEYEGEGRQPVVVARPSVVAGQEQVTRLAYNEHGQVTQVVERGYSPVDGQGRVVPAGVPMSRTTGYRYQLVNGRSLLSEVDGPLPNGRTGSPADSDVTRYRYDPTGGRIVGITYPMGLQASFGYDDAGRLIERAGLDGVTERLTYDSRGRLTGVQRAGRQLQLAYDVKGQVAEARDALGQHLRLQYDASGQLSELSDGQGNRIAWHYAADDSLRELQLLNPDGSVSQRRQAETLAAVDAALQVALPRLALRLSMPDGREIKTLGGPESAPQAVRTQLDSQARLNTDLFDDFGRLVLDDSPVSGRTVYHHDEADQLVQRVASDGGVTRIGRDALGRGIRVQADGEDAKIEWGRANKPARIAYEAGEERYDYDAEARLTAHTRLIDGRRFTTRYEFDGFGRLQRKVLPDGQRLAYRYNGPEHAKPGVLAGIDREGLVNAPIVTGLNTVEERFHDRGFVHGNGLTHRRLLDVDGRPVQVGSEAAAASQLQWQDEQVRVDYRYAAVPGRAAASQASLPWRQRWAFRLGHLGTEAPPPLFARAAAEATEPRELGETRHDARGRVVEDARHRYVWDGLDRLMEVFAKARDGQAERLVARYRYNVFGERIAKVVYSAQGQKVTRFFYDGAQLTAEADEAGRIVRQYVYLDGRPVAMLSGRAILAIHTDHRLAPLAVTDSTRQVAWQATLTDTGAAVVATGSRLEMPLRGSNQYFDAETGLHYNTHRYLDPQQGRYLSPDPLGLAAGPDLYEFALGQPHRHLDPLGLAPALDVPSMGFGDKLREVFLYAAKGLPAEIGHQLKELVSPTNIAGTVAIFALWGASHALGAGFLADIALVGMAYWSLGNAGIDFVKGLLSLVDQINGAQCESDLEKAGETLLATTNILIDAVGKKGKSGSDAIDSVFGGGKGKLTNPPPPGSPPPAPSRLVLHPTSIPQVARGMVDEAVKNGRLTQRGPNDWVSLEGLRYKGTDKNGANRIEHIGHHLTLDPARDRAGKSHSVFVVSPDKLLEVLDEAWKKSGPNRRPVSQSDQGTFVIKVGTIGAEGETHIRIITKRGTNPPEVISAYPYVPVSTDIIN; encoded by the coding sequence ATGATGCAGACACCAGATCCGGGAGTTGTCGATGCCACTGCAGGCGAGGCGCTTCGGACGCGCGGCGATGGCCGCATCTTGCGGCGGTGCGTGAAGGCTGTTCTCCTGGTCGGGCTGTGCCTGGCCGGACTCGCCCCACCGGCAGCCGCCCAGAACGCCTCGATCCCCGGCGTGCCCGGTGATCCGGGCGCAGGGGGCGGTGCCTCGTGTGGTCCCACCAATCCGGGGCCTCCCTGCGGCGGGGCAGGCCCGGCGAGCCTGGGCAACGCCTCGGGCACCAACGTGGGTGCCGGCAACCCGCTGAACGTCGTCAACGGCAACAAATACCAGCGCGAGGTGGACCTGCCCGCACTGCCCGGCGTGCTGGGGCTGGAGCTGGTGCGCCACTACAACAGCAGCGCCTCGAGCACGAACGCGCCAAACGGCATCCTCGGTCGGGGCTGGCGGCTGAGCTACGAAACCGAGCTGCACGCGGTCGGCCGCAACACCGTGCAGATCACGCAGGCCGACGGCGGGCGGTTGATCTTCAACCGCGACCCGCGCCATCCCAGCCAGTGCAGCCACGCCGACCCGGCGCAGGGCCGGGTGCTGATCCACACGGGCCGCGACGGTGAGCAGTACACCTGGGTGTGGGCCGACGGGCGCCAGCTGAGTTTCAACGCGCAAGGCCGGCTGACGCAGATCTTGGCGCCCACCGGTGAGTTCGTGACCTTGCAGCACGACGCCGGCGGGCACTTGCTGAAGGTCACCGACCCGCAGGGCCGCAGCCTGCGGCTGAACTATCTGGACCGGCAGGCTGCCAAGGCCGGCGACCGTTTCCGGGGGGTGCAGAGCATCGACACGCCGGTGGGGCGCTACACCTACGAATATGGCAGCGCCTTGCCCAAGGAGAGCAGCGCGCCGGCGTCCAGCGTTTGGGCCAACCTGGTTAAGGTGGGGCAGCCGACCTCGCACGACCCAAGCACCCCGGTGCATGCATACACCGACCGCGGCGTCAGCAGCAGCGCGATCAGCCGCGTGTACCACTACGAGGACGGCCGCTTTCCGACGCTGCTGACCGGCATCAGCGTGGTCGGCACCGGCGGCGACGGGCGGCTGCTGAACCAGCGCCTCGCCACCTACGGCTACGACGAGCGCGGCCGTGCGGTGCTGAGCGTGCGCGGCGCCGTGGGGCAGCCGGGCGCCGAGCGTGTGGAGCTGGCGTTTCAGGAACTGCCCAGCCCGGGCGGCCAGCCCGGGCAGACCGTGCTCATTGACGGGCAGGGGCGGCGCACGTTCTACAAAACGGCGGTGATCGGCGGGGAGTTCCGGCTGCTCGAATCGCGCGGGGCGGGGTGCGACAGCTGCGGGCCGGCCAACGTGCGGTACGGGTATGAACGCAGCGGGCGGTTGGTGTCGGTGACCGGGTTGTCGACCGACGGTGTGCCGCAGCAGAGCCAACGTGCGGTGCTGGATGCGCAGGGGCGGACGGTGCGGGTGGAGCAGGTCGAGCACGTCGACGGCCGGGCGCAGCCGGCGCGGGTGTTGGTGCGCTACGAATACGAGGGTGAGGGGCGGCAGCCGGTGGTGGTGGCTCGGCCGAGCGTGGTGGCGGGCCAGGAGCAGGTCACCCGGCTGGCGTACAACGAGCACGGGCAGGTCACACAGGTGGTCGAGCGGGGCTACAGCCCGGTGGATGGGCAGGGGCGGGTGGTGCCGGCGGGGGTGCCGATGAGCCGCACGACGGGCTATCGCTACCAGTTGGTCAACGGTCGCAGCTTGCTGAGCGAGGTGGACGGTCCTTTGCCCAACGGCCGCACGGGTAGCCCTGCGGATTCCGACGTCACACGGTATCGGTATGACCCGACGGGTGGTCGCATCGTCGGCATCACTTATCCGATGGGGCTGCAGGCGAGCTTTGGTTATGACGACGCGGGGCGGCTGATCGAGCGCGCCGGTCTGGACGGCGTGACTGAACGCCTGACTTATGACAGCCGAGGACGCCTGACAGGCGTGCAGCGGGCGGGACGCCAGTTGCAGCTGGCCTACGATGTGAAGGGCCAGGTGGCCGAAGCGCGCGACGCGCTAGGCCAACACCTGCGCCTGCAGTACGACGCGTCCGGGCAGCTGAGTGAACTGAGTGACGGACAGGGCAACCGCATTGCTTGGCACTATGCGGCGGACGACAGCCTGCGCGAGTTGCAGCTGCTGAATCCGGACGGCAGCGTGAGCCAGCGACGCCAGGCCGAGACCCTTGCGGCAGTGGATGCTGCCTTGCAGGTGGCACTGCCGCGTTTGGCCTTGCGCCTTTCTATGCCTGATGGACGCGAGATCAAGACATTGGGCGGGCCCGAGTCGGCACCTCAGGCTGTCCGCACACAGCTCGACAGTCAGGCGCGCCTGAACACCGATTTGTTCGACGACTTCGGTCGACTGGTGCTTGACGACAGCCCCGTCAGCGGGCGCACGGTGTACCACCATGACGAAGCCGACCAGTTGGTGCAGCGCGTGGCGTCCGACGGCGGTGTGACTCGCATTGGGCGAGACGCGCTGGGCCGCGGCATTCGGGTTCAGGCCGACGGCGAGGACGCGAAGATCGAATGGGGCCGCGCGAACAAGCCGGCGCGCATCGCCTACGAGGCGGGGGAAGAGCGCTACGACTACGACGCAGAGGCGCGGCTGACTGCCCACACCCGCTTGATCGACGGCCGCCGCTTCACCACACGTTATGAATTCGATGGGTTCGGCCGTTTGCAACGCAAGGTGCTGCCAGACGGGCAGCGTCTGGCCTATCGCTACAACGGCCCCGAGCACGCGAAGCCGGGCGTATTAGCCGGCATTGACCGCGAGGGCTTGGTGAACGCTCCGATTGTCACCGGCCTCAACACTGTGGAGGAGCGGTTTCACGATCGGGGCTTCGTCCATGGCAACGGCTTGACGCACAGGCGCCTGCTGGACGTAGACGGCAGGCCCGTGCAGGTGGGCAGCGAGGCGGCGGCTGCCAGCCAATTGCAGTGGCAGGACGAGCAGGTGCGGGTGGACTACCGTTATGCCGCCGTGCCTGGCCGTGCAGCTGCGTCGCAAGCTTCATTGCCATGGCGGCAGCGGTGGGCGTTCCGGCTGGGTCACTTGGGTACTGAGGCGCCGCCGCCATTGTTTGCACGGGCGGCGGCAGAGGCCACCGAGCCAAGAGAGCTTGGCGAGACGAGACACGACGCCCGCGGCCGGGTCGTGGAGGACGCGCGGCACAGATATGTGTGGGACGGGCTAGACCGTTTGATGGAGGTATTCGCCAAGGCCCGCGACGGGCAGGCCGAACGACTCGTCGCGCGCTATCGCTACAACGTCTTCGGGGAACGCATCGCGAAGGTGGTTTACAGCGCGCAGGGCCAGAAGGTGACGCGCTTCTTCTACGACGGGGCACAACTCACCGCCGAGGCCGATGAAGCCGGTCGCATCGTGCGCCAGTACGTGTACCTGGACGGGCGGCCGGTGGCGATGCTGTCTGGCCGGGCGATCCTAGCGATCCATACCGACCATCGGCTGGCTCCGCTGGCGGTGACAGACTCGACAAGGCAGGTTGCTTGGCAGGCAACGCTAACGGATACGGGTGCTGCCGTCGTTGCTACAGGGTCGCGCCTTGAGATGCCGTTGCGTGGGTCGAACCAGTACTTCGATGCCGAGACGGGGCTGCACTACAACACGCACCGCTATCTGGACCCGCAGCAGGGCCGGTATCTGAGCCCCGACCCCTTGGGCTTGGCGGCAGGGCCCGATCTGTATGAGTTCGCATTGGGCCAGCCCCACCGTCACCTTGACCCGTTGGGCTTGGCGCCGGCCCTCGACGTGCCTTCGATGGGTTTCGGCGACAAGCTGAGGGAGGTGTTCCTGTACGCGGCCAAGGGCCTGCCGGCGGAGATCGGACATCAGCTCAAGGAATTGGTGAGCCCGACAAACATCGCCGGGACGGTTGCGATCTTCGCGCTGTGGGGAGCCTCGCATGCCTTGGGCGCCGGTTTCCTCGCCGACATTGCGCTCGTGGGAATGGCGTACTGGAGTCTCGGCAACGCTGGGATCGACTTCGTCAAGGGGCTGCTCAGTCTGGTTGATCAGATCAACGGGGCGCAGTGCGAAAGCGATCTCGAGAAGGCGGGCGAGACCTTGCTGGCGACGACGAACATCCTGATCGACGCGGTGGGCAAGAAAGGGAAGAGCGGCAGCGACGCGATCGACTCTGTGTTCGGCGGGGGCAAAGGCAAATTGACCAATCCTCCGCCGCCGGGGAGTCCGCCGCCGGCGCCGAGTCGTCTTGTGCTACATCCCACGAGCATTCCCCAGGTCGCTCGCGGCATGGTGGATGAGGCGGTGAAAAACGGTCGGCTCACCCAGCGAGGTCCAAACGACTGGGTGAGCTTGGAAGGTCTAAGATATAAGGGGACAGATAAAAATGGAGCGAATCGCATCGAGCATATCGGCCATCACTTGACCTTGGACCCGGCGCGAGATCGAGCGGGAAAGTCGCATTCGGTATTCGTGGTTAGTCCCGACAAATTGCTGGAGGTGCTTGATGAGGCATGGAAAAAGAGTGGGCCCAATCGGAGACCTGTGTCCCAAAGCGACCAAGGGACCTTTGTGATAAAAGTGGGCACTATTGGCGCCGAAGGCGAGACTCATATCAGAATTATTACAAAGCGGGGAACTAATCCGCCTGAGGTTATTTCGGCTTACCCTTATGTGCCGGTGTCGACGGATATTATAAATTGA